A region from the Aegilops tauschii subsp. strangulata cultivar AL8/78 chromosome 5, Aet v6.0, whole genome shotgun sequence genome encodes:
- the LOC109773877 gene encoding uncharacterized protein gives MATPRFLAILLVTALLALSFSQGAVLVVEGRKVQVMRAVGRWRSPLRGVRLQEQQEGGGMVSTVMDYSEPKANTNPRGSVPAAPEDPTSPPWH, from the exons ATGGCCACTCCAAGATTTCTCGCCATCCTCCTCGTCACGGCTCTCCTCGCGCTTTCCTTCTCGCAAG GGGCGGTGTTGGTGGTGGAGGGCAGGAAGGTGCAGGTGATGAGGGCGGTGGGGCGGTGGCGCTCGCCCCTCCGCGGCGTCCGGTTGCAGGAGCAGCAGGAGGGCGGCGGGATGGTGTCGACGGTGATGGACTACTCGGAACCCAAGGCCAACACCAACCCCCGCGGCAGCGTGCCCGCCGCGCCGGAGGACCCCACATCGCCGCCGTGGCACTGA